The following coding sequences lie in one Sandaracinaceae bacterium genomic window:
- a CDS encoding rhodanese-like domain-containing protein, producing the protein MSDIITPEAALELMEDEGFVYVDVRTEAEFDGGHPAGAYNIPVRLRGAAGLVPNEAFVNVVSASFAPDAKLIVGCQMGGRSQTAAGLLRAAGFTNVRDQGAGWGGKKDPFGGTAELGWQASGLPVGLRAEPGHDYAALREKAGR; encoded by the coding sequence ATGAGCGACATCATCACCCCCGAAGCCGCCCTCGAGCTGATGGAGGACGAAGGCTTCGTCTACGTGGACGTGCGTACCGAGGCCGAGTTCGACGGTGGCCACCCAGCGGGCGCGTACAACATCCCCGTGCGCCTGCGCGGTGCCGCGGGGTTGGTGCCCAACGAGGCGTTCGTAAACGTGGTGAGCGCCAGCTTCGCACCCGACGCGAAGCTCATCGTGGGCTGCCAGATGGGCGGCCGCAGCCAGACCGCCGCAGGCTTGCTGCGTGCTGCCGGCTTCACCAACGTGCGCGACCAGGGGGCCGGCTGGGGCGGCAAGAAAGACCCCTTCGGTGGCACGGCCGAGCTGGGCTGGCAGGCATCTGGCCTGCCCGTGGGCCTGCGCGCCGAGCCGGGCCACGACTACGCCGCGCTCCGCGAAAAAGCGGGCCGCTGA
- a CDS encoding NTP transferase domain-containing protein, translating to MPVDSTTSGCSSGSDAIRGTGLGVLVGGRSSRMGGQPKGLLLVPGSDESLVVHALRVGAEAGCAPRWLVGDLEAYDPLATVHARELNSAAGGADQPAFRGRLQDDPAGVGPLGGLRALLQAAHASGLDQVIAVACDMPYVTPALLTALREHPSGAAVLAARRGPEAPWEPLLARYRPALLLPAVDAALAAGQRSFQRLLARVTVAEFEAPGLARALDDWDCPEDVR from the coding sequence ATGCCGGTTGATTCCACGACAAGCGGGTGCTCCTCGGGCTCGGACGCCATCCGCGGCACCGGCCTGGGCGTGCTCGTGGGCGGGCGCTCGTCCCGCATGGGGGGCCAGCCCAAGGGGCTCTTGCTCGTGCCGGGCAGTGACGAGTCCCTTGTGGTCCACGCGCTCCGCGTTGGCGCTGAGGCGGGGTGTGCTCCCCGCTGGCTGGTGGGTGATCTGGAGGCGTACGACCCGCTCGCCACAGTGCATGCGCGGGAGTTGAACTCCGCGGCAGGAGGTGCGGATCAGCCCGCGTTTCGGGGCCGGCTGCAGGATGACCCGGCCGGCGTCGGTCCGCTCGGGGGTCTGCGCGCCCTGCTGCAGGCCGCCCACGCGAGTGGGCTCGATCAGGTCATCGCCGTGGCGTGCGACATGCCTTACGTGACGCCTGCCCTGCTCACGGCCCTGCGGGAACACCCCTCGGGGGCCGCCGTGCTGGCCGCCCGCCGGGGCCCCGAGGCTCCGTGGGAGCCGCTGCTCGCGCGCTATCGGCCGGCGCTGCTCCTGCCCGCCGTCGATGCCGCGCTCGCGGCGGGACAGCGCTCGTTCCAGCGACTGCTGGCGCGTGTCACCGTCGCGGAGTTCGAGGCGCCGGGCCTCGCGCGCGCGCTCGACGACTGGGACTGCCCCGAAGACGTGCGCTGA
- a CDS encoding zinc dependent phospholipase C family protein, with the protein MASFRLGLFLLVSLVIPGWASLARANGSYSHIHISQLAVDELPPGPIYDLLSDPLYAPMMEAGSMFPDSGYAISSPYGEEAHWPPFVRAYQEWLTEEYQGDFSTPEAKQNLAFFLGLASHGVADQTYDFMMLTRSEEVDGPLGDVDREADYFIIIDEGVQLFTQSWAPFADLPAILTDSVAYGSNPSVNDISEGTLVEGMGRMEFVIFIQRRAAYNGYVQAWETYPWLGTHIYNPDANGSLPHVAKLVAASWEALYRRVLGTASMDTDLVVATVPVDGAMNFPVDPAESTTLTQLGVVFGYGIRRDQLSPLMRLVDEDGNTVPTSFHTPYNTGIAFFVMLRPTQMLQYDHQYRVEISAGVENLIGEESTVPYTYAFRTRCAPDMLANCPPLPAPLVAGPIPTEPPPLGGADMGVDLGTAPVDMGTPPPLTGGGGCSVSSPRPRRRSRCC; encoded by the coding sequence ATGGCTTCTTTCCGCTTGGGCTTGTTCTTGCTGGTGTCTCTGGTGATCCCCGGGTGGGCCTCGCTCGCCCGCGCCAACGGCTCCTATAGCCACATCCACATCTCGCAGCTGGCCGTGGACGAGCTGCCTCCCGGCCCCATCTACGACCTGCTGAGCGACCCGCTCTACGCGCCGATGATGGAGGCGGGCTCCATGTTCCCCGACAGCGGCTACGCCATCTCGAGCCCCTACGGCGAAGAGGCCCACTGGCCGCCGTTCGTGCGCGCGTACCAGGAGTGGCTGACCGAGGAGTACCAGGGCGACTTCTCGACCCCCGAGGCCAAGCAGAACCTCGCGTTCTTCCTCGGGCTGGCGTCGCACGGCGTGGCTGACCAGACCTACGACTTCATGATGCTGACGCGCTCGGAAGAGGTGGACGGGCCGCTCGGCGACGTGGACCGCGAGGCCGACTACTTCATCATCATCGACGAGGGCGTGCAGCTCTTCACGCAGTCTTGGGCGCCCTTCGCGGACCTGCCGGCCATCCTCACCGACAGCGTGGCCTACGGCTCGAACCCGTCCGTGAACGACATCAGCGAGGGCACGCTGGTGGAGGGCATGGGCCGCATGGAGTTCGTGATCTTCATCCAGCGCCGCGCGGCCTACAACGGCTACGTGCAGGCCTGGGAGACCTACCCCTGGCTCGGCACGCACATCTACAACCCCGACGCCAACGGCTCGCTGCCGCACGTGGCCAAGCTCGTGGCTGCCTCGTGGGAGGCGCTCTACCGGCGCGTGCTCGGGACGGCCTCCATGGACACCGACCTGGTGGTGGCCACCGTGCCGGTGGACGGCGCCATGAACTTCCCCGTGGACCCCGCAGAGAGCACCACGCTCACGCAGCTGGGTGTGGTCTTCGGCTACGGCATCCGGCGCGACCAGCTGTCCCCGCTGATGCGGCTGGTGGACGAAGACGGCAACACCGTGCCCACCTCGTTCCACACCCCATACAACACCGGCATCGCGTTCTTCGTGATGCTGCGGCCCACGCAGATGCTGCAGTACGACCACCAGTACCGCGTGGAGATCAGCGCCGGCGTCGAGAACCTGATCGGAGAAGAGAGCACGGTGCCCTACACCTACGCGTTCCGCACGCGCTGCGCCCCGGACATGCTGGCCAACTGCCCGCCGCTGCCGGCGCCGCTGGTGGCCGGGCCCATCCCCACGGAACCCCCGCCGCTCGGGGGCGCTGACATGGGCGTGGACCTCGGCACGGCTCCGGTGGACATGGGCACGCCGCCCCCGCTCACGGGCGGTGGTGGCTGCAGCGTGAGCAGCCCGAGACCGAGGCGCCGTTCGCGATGCTGCTGA
- a CDS encoding DUF1016 family protein has protein sequence MSRATLDAAPDGYSDWIRGVKAGVHEARQRAARAVNNELLGLYWRIGRDIRARQDAQGWGAKIVDRISADLKTEFPDSEGFSPRNLKYMRAFAVAWPDEDFVQGVLAQLPWYTHLALLEKLETPEERRWYAQKAIEHGWSRNVLVLQIDAQAMQRTGAALTNFQVRLPEPHSDLARESLKDPYRLDFLGLGEDAQERVVEAALVQHITKFLLELGAGFAFVGRQRVLDVSGDEFFIDLLFYHLRLRRYVVVELKAGKFKPEHLGQLGFYCTAIDAQVKADDDQPTIGLLLCKTKNELVAEYALRSTSVPLGIADYQLVESLPKELDASLPSIARIEEELGKEPTPTTTRRKESARGRARTRAPKKGGGTR, from the coding sequence GCTACTCCGACTGGATCCGCGGGGTGAAGGCCGGTGTCCACGAAGCACGCCAGCGGGCCGCGCGCGCCGTCAACAACGAGCTGCTGGGGCTCTACTGGCGCATCGGTCGCGACATTCGTGCGCGCCAGGACGCCCAGGGGTGGGGCGCGAAGATCGTCGACCGCATCTCGGCCGACCTGAAGACCGAGTTCCCCGACAGCGAGGGTTTCTCGCCCCGCAACCTCAAGTACATGCGCGCGTTCGCCGTGGCGTGGCCCGACGAGGACTTTGTGCAAGGGGTGCTTGCACAATTGCCCTGGTACACGCACCTCGCGCTGCTGGAGAAGCTCGAGACGCCCGAGGAGCGCCGCTGGTACGCACAGAAGGCGATCGAGCACGGCTGGTCGCGCAACGTGCTCGTCCTCCAGATCGACGCGCAGGCGATGCAGCGGACAGGCGCTGCGCTCACGAACTTCCAGGTGCGCCTGCCCGAGCCGCACTCGGACCTCGCACGGGAGAGCCTGAAGGACCCCTATCGTCTCGACTTCCTGGGCCTCGGAGAGGACGCGCAGGAGCGCGTCGTCGAGGCGGCGCTCGTGCAGCACATCACGAAGTTCTTGCTGGAGCTCGGCGCCGGGTTCGCTTTCGTGGGGCGTCAGCGCGTGCTCGATGTCAGCGGCGACGAGTTCTTCATCGACCTGCTCTTCTACCACCTGCGGCTGCGTCGCTACGTGGTGGTCGAGCTGAAGGCGGGCAAGTTCAAGCCGGAGCACCTCGGGCAGCTCGGCTTCTACTGCACCGCCATCGACGCCCAGGTGAAGGCCGATGACGACCAACCGACCATCGGGTTGCTCCTCTGCAAGACCAAGAACGAGCTCGTCGCCGAGTACGCGCTGCGCTCGACCTCGGTGCCGCTCGGCATCGCCGACTACCAGTTGGTCGAGTCTCTGCCAAAGGAGCTCGACGCCAGCCTGCCGAGCATCGCGCGCATCGAAGAGGAGCTGGGCAAGGAGCCGACACCGACGACAACGCGGAGGAAGGAGTCCGCACGCGGGCGGGCCCGCACGCGGGCACCGAAGAAGGGCGGAGGCACCCGATGA